The sequence GGTTCTTTTTAACCCCCAACTTCGACACTATAAAATCTGTCCTCCACTCAGGGAAGATGAATCTGTGACCCTGTATACCCCTTTACTAAATGTCTTGAGAGGCCTAAGAATTTTACTAGGGATTGCTCCACCAGGGAAACATCCAAAACTTACTTTAGCAGTTTGCCCagaacatgaatacggcttctcccctgtgtgaatgctCTGATGTCTAGCAAGATATGATTTCTGAAACAGTTTtgtttttccacattctgaacatgaatacggcttctcccaCGTGCGAATTCTTTGATGtcttaaaaaatttatttttcctgtataacttttcccacattctgaacatataaATAGCAGTTCCTCTGTATGACTTATGATAATGTTCTTTGCAGTTCCTGATGATTCTGTAGATGGAACCAATTTAATAGGCTCAGGCGATGGATTGGTCCTGTGAAGGTCTGAGGATTCATCTGGGATGTTGTCCTGCTCTTCGGATGTATCTACTGACATATTAGGTTCCTCTGCTTCAGATTCTGATATcatatgttcctctgagctcttggtacagtcatctgcaaaaaatgaacATTGATTGTGAGAAAACTGTTTCCACTGAACCaaaaggttctgtattattactgatgtaacatctcagcctcttcctccgaggtcctggtgagcagtattcctgaccctcatagctcccaccttccagcttttcttagtctatgtcttcatgttctgtattgtgttatcactcgtctctgctttatctagtggttactactcacctgggcagttacctgtaggaatctcctccttacatcgctcatcgcccctcacatatgtctctggagcaGTAATATTATTCACATCTTCATCCTGATACAAGAAAAAGGGTGAAAAATTGGAAAAGTCACCAGACAATGAAGAAGGTTCTTTTTAACCCCCAACTTGGACACTATAAAATCTGACACTCTAAAATCTGTGACCCTGTATACCCCTTTACTAAATGTCTTGAGAGGCCTAAGAATCTCACTAGGGATTGCTCCACCAGATCTACAAAAGGAAACATCCAAAACTtcaatttcaaaataaaacaaaaacgaAGAATAAAGAAAACTCGTCATTTGGAGTGCAAAGagaatgtcacgggtgctcctgcgacccatgtcccaggttgcaggcgcaccaacgtgcctccctgtgccccctcacagGGTTCACTTACCTTGCCGTGCACCAGCGATGGTCTTCTCACTGCAGCACGCACCCGCCTCCTAGAGCTTGTGTGCCGGccgtctgaaatttaaagggccagtgcaccactaattggcgctggccatctgaTCTATAATTAGGCAACTTATgctccgccggatctttgtgcccttatACCATTGAGAAAGCATTCCCTTACTGTCTGTGCATTACCCGTTGTGAACTCCTACTATGTTCCTGACATTGATTCTTTGCCGCCAGTCTTGACCTTCCGCTCcttcccgactccgatcctgtcctGATCTTTTGCCTGACAACAACTgttgactctgtacctcgccttggctgccaccgttagcaagtcacgcctgtgaggtatcccgccgca comes from Engystomops pustulosus chromosome 6, aEngPut4.maternal, whole genome shotgun sequence and encodes:
- the LOC140065410 gene encoding uncharacterized protein, which encodes MKNFLTGSSMMDRVKMSERIIHFILKDVMMEDHQPLTSAGRSSKRASPERCPSPLLLPQDCSEEKCVPRDHQDEDVNNITAPETYVRGDERCKEEIPTGNCPDDCTKSSEEHMISESEAEEPNMSVDTSEEQDNIPDESSDLHRTNPSPEPIKLVPSTESSGTAKNIIISHTEELLFICSECGKSYTGKINFLRHQRIRTWEKPYSCSECGKTKLFQKSYLARHQSIHTGEKPYSCSGQTAKDEDVKNITAPETYVRGDERCKEEIPTGNCPGE